A DNA window from Engystomops pustulosus chromosome 6, aEngPut4.maternal, whole genome shotgun sequence contains the following coding sequences:
- the MYOCD gene encoding myocardin isoform X1 yields the protein MSMRCVEDEKRKCMSSRWRQIILVVTKEVFIVDILLLTVLQLRLQQRRNRQHLVEHGLMPPLKSPAAFQEQRKNLERAKSEEYLKHKVRSRPEKSDPSSMHLQESTAEGSSQAAQMKLKRARLADDLNERIALRPGPLELVEKNIIPLESTVKEAMKGNSANYSKPVDAFAFEEDSSNDESPDQERGNDSQGILSSSPQETKNMEATGSPDSGPVQNHTPENENDSQDGSTHHSHSSSLHSEGQMSTTGQVAPSSAAGKTKSPTDSKNRHKKPKDIKPKVKKLKYHQYIPPDQKAEKSPPPMDSAYARLLQQQQLFLQLQILSQQQQQHFNYQGMHHSHLKQPNEQMTRNSNSTMMNSPSLSPVKTTFSGQGNMSSMKPGLLPSNLDDLKVSELRQQLRIRGLPVSGTKTSLMERLRPFQECGGNTVPTFSEITTVTFPVTPNNSSFQTHPSGGIISNGFYQFGSTSSTPPISPASSDLSVSGSLPDTFSDGPMSSPQFGLHPSPIHLSAEESLMSSINSGSYQVELEGMDAEKDKMLVEKQKVINELTWKLQQEQRQVEELRLQLQKRKGNSGPLDKVLPSQHFFGVPIKQENISSCPFASKQMTLKTQANNLSEKHGSCTTQPMPCLMNNHCMEASNPNSIMSSTFLSPQCSPQHSPIGTTNSPQHISLPPSPNNHYLLSVSPNSQGDTRSVSPQVNHRIHATQNAGSSVSYSPNQPSYIDQAENKQSNKDRAPPKSPSVLGKISALQPSHQAGQKLPTPGTNFSNAASSVSKQLPSYEDAVRQQITRSQQMDELLDVLIESGEMPANAKDERSCGQKLNQLSVPTGNPSVTTANSHLPYENCSNNDGHLEVLLNSQSPMGRPNEIPLLKIGNDDPHFERVIDGFSGKGSEEMLETSLSPMETQLSPSSVESNGLHHLSFTESPWETMEWLDLTPPSSATGLGSLTTTGPSIFNTDFLDVTDLNLNNAMDLHLEQW from the exons ATGTCAATGAGATGTgttgaagatgagaagagaaagtgcATGAGCTCTCGTTGGAGACAAATAATCTTAGTCGTGACCAAGGAGGTCTTCATTGTTGACATTCTTCTTCTAACAGTTTTACAGCTACGACTTCAGCAGAGGAGAAACCGACAACACCTGGTGGAACATGGCCTCATGCCTC CCCTCAAAAGTCCAGCTGCATTCCAGGAGCAAAGGAAAAACTTGGAACGAGCCAAG AGTGAAGAATATTTAAAGCACAAGGTGAGAAGCAGGCCAGAGAAGTCCGATCCCAGTAGTATGCATCTACAAG AATCAACGGCCGAGGGATCGTCACAAGCTGCCCAGATGAAACTGAAAAGGGCCCGGCTTGCAGATGACCTAAATGAAAGGATTGCCCTCAGACCAGGCCCCTTAGAACTTGTGGAAAAGAATATAATTCCTCTTGAATCTACTGTGAAAGAGGCCATGAAAG GAAATTCAGCCAATTACTCCAAGCCGGTGGACGCCTTTGCTTTCGAAGAAGACAGCAGCAACGACGAGTCCCCTGATCAAGAGAGAGGCAATGACTCTCAGGGAATTTTATCTTCATCTCCACAAGAGACCAAAAACATGGAAGCCACTGGTTCTCCAGACTCTGGTCCAGTACAG AATCACACCCCAGAAAATGAAAATGACTCCCAGGATGGCAGCACACACCACAGTCATTCCTCTTCTCTGCACTCAGAAGGTCAGATGTCTACAACCGGACAAGTGGCCCCAAGTTCTGCAGCAGGAAAG ACCAAATCTCCTACAGATTCCAAAAACCGTCACAAAAAACCTAAAGATATCAAACCAAAGGTGAAGAAGCTAAAATATCATCAGTACATTCCTCCAGACCAAAAGGCGGAGAAGTCTCCTCCACCCATGGACTCTGCTTACGCCAGGCTCctacagcagcagcaactcttccTTCAACTGCAGATATTAAGCCAACAGCAACAGCAACACTTCAACTACCAAGGCATGCACCACTCACATCTCAA GCAGCCAAATGAGCAAATGACTCGGAATTCAAACTCGACCATGATGAATAGTCCTTCATTGTCTCCTGTGAAGACCACATTCTCAGGCCAAGGGAACATGTCCTCCATGAAACCAGGTCTACTGCCCTCCAATCTGGATGATTTAAAA GTGTCAGAATTACGGCAACAACTAAGGATACGTGGCTTGCCTGTCTCTGGTACAAAAACATCACTGATGGAACGACTGCGACCTTTCCAAGAGTGTGGTGGAAATACTGTTCCGACATTTAGTGAAATCACAACCGTAACGTTTCCGGTTACTCCAAATAACTCAAGTTTCCAAACTCACCCTTCAGGAGGAATCATTTCAAATGGATTCTATCAGTTTGGTAGCACCAGTTCTACCCCACCAATATCTCCGGCCTCTTCAGATCTCTCTGTTAGTGGTTCTCTACCTGATACTTTCAGTGATGGACCAATGTCTTCTCCTCAGTTTGGTCTCCACCCTTCCCCTATCCACCTAAGTGCTGAGGAAAGTCTGATGAGCAGTATCAACAGTGGTAGCTACCAAGTAGAACTGGAAGGCATGGATGCTGAAAAAGACAAAATGTTGGTGGAGAAGCAGAAGGTCATCAATGAATTGACCTGGAAACTCCAGCAAGAGCAAAGACAAGTTGAGGAACTTAGGCTTCAACTGCAAAAGCGAAAAGGGAATAGTGGACCACTTGACAAGGTTCTTCCATCTCAACACTTTTTTGGAGTTCCTATCAAGCAAGAAAATATCTCCAGTTGTCCGTTTGCATCTAAGCAAATGACTCTGAAAACCCAAGCAAACAatctatctgaaaaacatgggtcaTGTACGACACAACCGATGCCTTGCCTGATGAACAACCATTGCATGGAGGCTTCCAACCCAAACTCCATCATGTCTTCCACGTTCTTGAGTCCTCAGTGTTCTCCACAACACTCTCCCATTGGAACTACAAATAGTCCACAGCACATTAGTTTACCACCATCTCCCAATAACCACTACTTGTTGTCTGTATCTCCAAACTCACAAGGGGATACCCGTAGTGTATCACCGCAAGTCAACCACCGGATTCACGCAACACAG AATGCTGGGAGTTCTGTCTCCTACTCTCCAAATCAGCCGTCCTACATTGATCAGGCAGAAAACAAGCAGAGTAACAAAGACCGAGCCCCACCAAAAAGTCCATCAGTATTAGGAAAG ATAAGTGCTTTACAGCCATCTCATCAGGCAGGTCAAAAGCTTCCCACCCCTGGCACGAATTTCTCAAATGCAGCCTCGTCAGTTTCCAAGCAGCTTCCCTCCTATGAGGATGCAGTCAGACAG CAAATAACAAGGAGTCAACAAATGGACGAACTACTTGATGTTCTGATCGAAAGTGGAG AAATGCCAGCCAATGCCAAAGATGAAAGGTCATGTGGGCAGAAGCTCAATCAACTGAGTGTGCCAACTGGAAACCCAAGTGTGACCACTGCAAACTCTCATCTTCCATATGAAAACTGCTCAAATAATGATGGCCACCTTGAAGTCTTACTCAACAGCCAAAGTCCCATGGGAAGACCTAATGAAATTCCACTGCTTAAAATTGGAAACGACGATCCACACTTTGAGCGCGTCATTGATGGATTTTCTGGAAAAGGTTCTGAGGAAATGTTGGAAACTTCTTTATCTCCCATGGAGACCCAACTGTCCCCATCATCCGTGGAAAGCAATGGCCTTCATCACCTGAGTTTTACTGAATCGCCTTGGGAGACTATGGAGTGGTTAGACTTAACACCACCAAGTTCAGCTACAGGTTTGGGGTCACTCACCACTACTGGTCCCAGTATCTTCAACACTGATTTTCTCGATGTAACAGATCTCAACTTAAACAATGCAATGGACCTGCACTTAGAACAATGGTGA
- the MYOCD gene encoding myocardin isoform X2 → MSMRCVEDEKRKCMSSRWRQIILVVTKEVFIVDILLLTVLQLRLQQRRNRQHLVEHGLMPPLKSPAAFQEQRKNLERAKSEEYLKHKVRSRPEKSDPSSMHLQESTAEGSSQAAQMKLKRARLADDLNERIALRPGPLELVEKNIIPLESTVKEAMKGNSANYSKPVDAFAFEEDSSNDESPDQERGNDSQGILSSSPQETKNMEATGSPDSGPVQNHTPENENDSQDGSTHHSHSSSLHSEGQMSTTGQVAPSSAAGKTKSPTDSKNRHKKPKDIKPKVKKLKYHQYIPPDQKAEKSPPPMDSAYARLLQQQQLFLQLQILSQQQQQHFNYQGMHHSHLKQPNEQMTRNSNSTMMNSPSLSPVKTTFSGQGNMSSMKPGLLPSNLDDLKVSELRQQLRIRGLPVSGTKTSLMERLRPFQECGGNTVPTFSEITTVTFPVTPNNSSFQTHPSGGIISNGFYQFGSTSSTPPISPASSDLSVSGSLPDTFSDGPMSSPQFGLHPSPIHLSAEESLMSSINSGSYQVELEGMDAEKDKMLVEKQKVINELTWKLQQEQRQVEELRLQLQKRKGNSGPLDKVLPSQHFFGVPIKQENISSCPFASKQMTLKTQANNLSEKHGSCTTQPMPCLMNNHCMEASNPNSIMSSTFLSPQCSPQHSPIGTTNSPQHISLPPSPNNHYLLSVSPNSQGDTRSVSPQVNHRIHATQNAGSSVSYSPNQPSYIDQAENKQSNKDRAPPKSPSVLGKQITRSQQMDELLDVLIESGEMPANAKDERSCGQKLNQLSVPTGNPSVTTANSHLPYENCSNNDGHLEVLLNSQSPMGRPNEIPLLKIGNDDPHFERVIDGFSGKGSEEMLETSLSPMETQLSPSSVESNGLHHLSFTESPWETMEWLDLTPPSSATGLGSLTTTGPSIFNTDFLDVTDLNLNNAMDLHLEQW, encoded by the exons ATGTCAATGAGATGTgttgaagatgagaagagaaagtgcATGAGCTCTCGTTGGAGACAAATAATCTTAGTCGTGACCAAGGAGGTCTTCATTGTTGACATTCTTCTTCTAACAGTTTTACAGCTACGACTTCAGCAGAGGAGAAACCGACAACACCTGGTGGAACATGGCCTCATGCCTC CCCTCAAAAGTCCAGCTGCATTCCAGGAGCAAAGGAAAAACTTGGAACGAGCCAAG AGTGAAGAATATTTAAAGCACAAGGTGAGAAGCAGGCCAGAGAAGTCCGATCCCAGTAGTATGCATCTACAAG AATCAACGGCCGAGGGATCGTCACAAGCTGCCCAGATGAAACTGAAAAGGGCCCGGCTTGCAGATGACCTAAATGAAAGGATTGCCCTCAGACCAGGCCCCTTAGAACTTGTGGAAAAGAATATAATTCCTCTTGAATCTACTGTGAAAGAGGCCATGAAAG GAAATTCAGCCAATTACTCCAAGCCGGTGGACGCCTTTGCTTTCGAAGAAGACAGCAGCAACGACGAGTCCCCTGATCAAGAGAGAGGCAATGACTCTCAGGGAATTTTATCTTCATCTCCACAAGAGACCAAAAACATGGAAGCCACTGGTTCTCCAGACTCTGGTCCAGTACAG AATCACACCCCAGAAAATGAAAATGACTCCCAGGATGGCAGCACACACCACAGTCATTCCTCTTCTCTGCACTCAGAAGGTCAGATGTCTACAACCGGACAAGTGGCCCCAAGTTCTGCAGCAGGAAAG ACCAAATCTCCTACAGATTCCAAAAACCGTCACAAAAAACCTAAAGATATCAAACCAAAGGTGAAGAAGCTAAAATATCATCAGTACATTCCTCCAGACCAAAAGGCGGAGAAGTCTCCTCCACCCATGGACTCTGCTTACGCCAGGCTCctacagcagcagcaactcttccTTCAACTGCAGATATTAAGCCAACAGCAACAGCAACACTTCAACTACCAAGGCATGCACCACTCACATCTCAA GCAGCCAAATGAGCAAATGACTCGGAATTCAAACTCGACCATGATGAATAGTCCTTCATTGTCTCCTGTGAAGACCACATTCTCAGGCCAAGGGAACATGTCCTCCATGAAACCAGGTCTACTGCCCTCCAATCTGGATGATTTAAAA GTGTCAGAATTACGGCAACAACTAAGGATACGTGGCTTGCCTGTCTCTGGTACAAAAACATCACTGATGGAACGACTGCGACCTTTCCAAGAGTGTGGTGGAAATACTGTTCCGACATTTAGTGAAATCACAACCGTAACGTTTCCGGTTACTCCAAATAACTCAAGTTTCCAAACTCACCCTTCAGGAGGAATCATTTCAAATGGATTCTATCAGTTTGGTAGCACCAGTTCTACCCCACCAATATCTCCGGCCTCTTCAGATCTCTCTGTTAGTGGTTCTCTACCTGATACTTTCAGTGATGGACCAATGTCTTCTCCTCAGTTTGGTCTCCACCCTTCCCCTATCCACCTAAGTGCTGAGGAAAGTCTGATGAGCAGTATCAACAGTGGTAGCTACCAAGTAGAACTGGAAGGCATGGATGCTGAAAAAGACAAAATGTTGGTGGAGAAGCAGAAGGTCATCAATGAATTGACCTGGAAACTCCAGCAAGAGCAAAGACAAGTTGAGGAACTTAGGCTTCAACTGCAAAAGCGAAAAGGGAATAGTGGACCACTTGACAAGGTTCTTCCATCTCAACACTTTTTTGGAGTTCCTATCAAGCAAGAAAATATCTCCAGTTGTCCGTTTGCATCTAAGCAAATGACTCTGAAAACCCAAGCAAACAatctatctgaaaaacatgggtcaTGTACGACACAACCGATGCCTTGCCTGATGAACAACCATTGCATGGAGGCTTCCAACCCAAACTCCATCATGTCTTCCACGTTCTTGAGTCCTCAGTGTTCTCCACAACACTCTCCCATTGGAACTACAAATAGTCCACAGCACATTAGTTTACCACCATCTCCCAATAACCACTACTTGTTGTCTGTATCTCCAAACTCACAAGGGGATACCCGTAGTGTATCACCGCAAGTCAACCACCGGATTCACGCAACACAG AATGCTGGGAGTTCTGTCTCCTACTCTCCAAATCAGCCGTCCTACATTGATCAGGCAGAAAACAAGCAGAGTAACAAAGACCGAGCCCCACCAAAAAGTCCATCAGTATTAGGAAAG CAAATAACAAGGAGTCAACAAATGGACGAACTACTTGATGTTCTGATCGAAAGTGGAG AAATGCCAGCCAATGCCAAAGATGAAAGGTCATGTGGGCAGAAGCTCAATCAACTGAGTGTGCCAACTGGAAACCCAAGTGTGACCACTGCAAACTCTCATCTTCCATATGAAAACTGCTCAAATAATGATGGCCACCTTGAAGTCTTACTCAACAGCCAAAGTCCCATGGGAAGACCTAATGAAATTCCACTGCTTAAAATTGGAAACGACGATCCACACTTTGAGCGCGTCATTGATGGATTTTCTGGAAAAGGTTCTGAGGAAATGTTGGAAACTTCTTTATCTCCCATGGAGACCCAACTGTCCCCATCATCCGTGGAAAGCAATGGCCTTCATCACCTGAGTTTTACTGAATCGCCTTGGGAGACTATGGAGTGGTTAGACTTAACACCACCAAGTTCAGCTACAGGTTTGGGGTCACTCACCACTACTGGTCCCAGTATCTTCAACACTGATTTTCTCGATGTAACAGATCTCAACTTAAACAATGCAATGGACCTGCACTTAGAACAATGGTGA